In Aedes albopictus strain Foshan chromosome 3, AalbF5, whole genome shotgun sequence, the following are encoded in one genomic region:
- the LOC109400049 gene encoding armadillo repeat-containing protein 2, whose protein sequence is MQNSRLNGDPSFVFLNGGVTPGDGKRRLVRKTSAEIVSEAKSMLAGGGTRLVSARRPITPREPRRQLYGRVAPPGRPPSAFSLKYLQLESRALPSLEPIQSTIQTNGVVRSESVDDLGEYDSTNNNGPRSKLPALLKVPGKQAGSLDNLSECMPPRKDFKPPTAALTPQFSLNAEPKPLNEKRPPPLDGTCSGNVATAPSGPSPPNSIVKNHPLKRRQFQSLDERNTPEAEKSSSLGSARQSESAKMDHQEQKVKLSKSNDLLAQSSTEALLEMLKAHAGIKECTDETASHINGILGELFSRVKGSKGSWRGAVLGALYGLVEANSAKILLSVARVVLALNVTGSNLTGACKLVFKIARNENNDVLFADSDVPELLVDGLGRASPADEPEACIYGYGAIRFLAGSAASVSLKAKPENVSRENSSRQKSLACRLARHGLVQLMILHLKMLNELGSAEKLSGPPLHALFQLSGALRTLAGVPAIGNGMAATRSLLLSTNPQIKETPDGEMIQLELAGPLLVRAAEMCIDEPEVQANVIRTLSVLSERPECCEQLADAAARLGILLGSISETSPTVDKGLAAANRLGYILGNIMTRWDTARLQFYMNDVSMEAILNALEYYSHKRLTIKNQMGDAVVDVLTKLVRVIANISVNGDVGYGLSNKPPLGEILLNILLKVKDVKEPEMEELLFATLGALHNLSYYYEPSDNPLQFNHHGSMADRLKDICGVLCNILNSNSNPARSEAARVLGNMTRNTVARQAFCSENGLKILVECLEANDVELMVTSCGVLVNILGDSERRTPFREIQGPIVLRKLLQRGVTNQDWILAGITCQALWNYLIDSGNVVHALGENEVDFICGDLADCLDEEKLFNGEEPDVLWEEFAPVATDLLERLQSCMSVENSPCLSSDDEGDIMNREQVDSWGKQYKQWLQQ, encoded by the exons ATGCAAAACTCCAGATTGAACGGTGATCCTTCGTTTGTATTTCTCAACGGTGGGGTCACACCAGGTGATGGAAAACGTAGATTAGTACGAAAAACCAGTGCGGAAATTGTGAGCGAAGCTAAAAGCATGCTGGCAGGAG GAGGAACACGCTTGGTGTCTGCCAGGCGGCCAATAACACCCCGAGAACCTAGAAGACAGCTATATGGCCGGGTGGCTCCACCAGGGAGGCCTCCGAGTGCCTTCAGCTTAAAGTATCTACAGCTAGAATCTCGCGCCCTGCCGTCGTTGGAACCAATTCAAAGCACCATCCAAACCAATGGAGTTGTCCGATCGGAATCGGTTGATGACCTGGGTGAATATGATTCTACGAACAATAATGGCCCTCGGAGCAAATTACCCGCGCTGCTTAAAGTTCCTGGCAAACAGGCAGGATCGCTCGATAACC TTTCAGAATGTATGCCACCGCGAAAGGACTTTAAGCCACCGACGGCAGCCTTAACACCACAATTTTCACTCAATGCCGAACCCAAACCTCTGAACGAGAAACGGCCGCCCCCGTTAGATGGGACCTGCTCTGGTAACGTTGCAACGGCTCCATCGGGACCATCGCCACCGAACAGTATCGTTAAGAACCATCCTCTCAAGCGTCGTCAATTTCAATCGCTCGACGAGCGCAACACGCCTGAGGCGGAAAAATCCTCATCGTTGGGATCGGCTCGACAGTCTGAAAGTGCGAAAATG GACCACCAAGAGCAGAAAGTGAAGCTGAGCAAAAGCAACGACTTGCTGGCACAATCCAGCACGGAGGCTTTATTGGAAATGCTGAAGGCCCATGCTGGAATTAAGGAGTGCACCGATGAAACTGCCAGTCACATCAATGGG ATTCTAGGTGAGCTGTTTTCTCGCGTAAAAGGATCCAAAGGTAGCTGGCGGGGAGCGGTGTTGGGAGCATTGTATGGTCTGGTGGAGGCGAACTCGGCAAAAATATTGCTATCAGTAGCGCGCGTTGTATTGGCG CTGAATGTGACTGGCAGCAATTTGACAGGGGCGTGCAAGTTGGTATTTAAAATTGCTCGCAATGAAAACAACGACGTGCTTTTCGCCGACAGTGATGTGCCAG AACTGCTCGTGGATGGTTTGGGTCGTGCGTCTCCAGCTGACGAACCCGAAGCGTGTATCTACGGTTATGGGGCGATTCGTTTTTTGGCTGGCTCAGCTGCATCAGTTTCGCTGAAAGCCAAACCGGAGAATGTTTCGCGCGAAAACTCATCTCGGCAAAAATCGCTGGCTTGTCGTTTGGCACGCCATGGGCTTGTTCAATTGATGATATTGCATTTGAAAATGCTGAACGAACTGGGATCTGCTGAAAAGCTATCTGGACCTCCACTGCACGCGCTTTTCCAGCTATCTGGAGCACTAAGGACTCTTGCTGGTGTACCTGCTATTGGCAATGGTATGGCTGCAACTCGATCTTTGCTGCTGAGCACAAATCCTCAGATCAAAGAAACGCCTGATGGGGAAATGATTCAATTGGAACTGGCTGGACCACTGCTAGTTAGAGCAGCAGAGATGTGCATAGATGAACCGGAAGTACAGGCAAACGTTATCCGAACACTAAGCGTCCTCTCAGAACGTCCTGAATGCTGTGAACAGTTGGCAGATGCAGCTGCTCGACTGGGAATCCTTCTGGGTTCTATCAGTGAAACAAGTCCAACTGTGGACAAAGGCTTGGCCGCTGCCAATCGACTGGGATACATTCTTGGCAACATTATGACCAGATGGGACACGGCTCGGTTGCAGTTCTATATGAATGATGTTTCGATGGAAGCCATACTGAATGCATTGGAGTATTATTCGCACAAACGATTAACTATCAAAAACCAGATGGGTGATGCTGTGGTGGACGTTCTCACGAAGCTGGTACGTGTCATCGCCAATATTAGCGTGAATGGAGACGTTGGCTACGGACTAAGCAACAAACcacctctgggagaaattttgcTTAACATTTTGTTAAAAGTGAAAGATGTAAAA GAACCGGAAATGGAAGAACTGTTATTTGCTACTTTGGGTGCACTTCACAATCTTTCTTACTATTATGAACCATCGGATAATCCACTCCAGTTCAACCACCATGGAAGCATGGCCGATCGCTTGAAGGACATCTGTGGTGTTTTGTGTAACATTCTCAACTCGAATTCCAACCCAGCTCGGTCGGAGGCAGCTCGTGTTCTCGGAAACATGACACGCAATACCGTGGCAAGGCAAGCATTCTGTTCCGAAAATGGATTGAAGATATTGGTCGAATGCTTGGAGGCCAACGATGTGGAGCTGATGGTTACCTCGTGTGGAGTGCTCGTCAACATTCTTGGCGATAGCGAGCGCAGGACGCCGTTCCGGGAAATACAGGGACCAATTGTACTGCGGAAATTGCTGCAGCGTGGAGTGACCAACCAAGATTGGATCCTGGCGGGGATCACTTGTCAAGCCTTGTGGAACTACCTCATTGACAGCGGAAATGTTGTTCATGCTTTGGGTGAAAATGAAGTGGATTTCATTTGTGGAGATCTGGCCGATTGCTTGG ATGAAGAGAAATTGTTCAATGGCGAAGAACCGGATGTCCTTTGGGAAGAGTTTGCCCCGGTGGCTACCGATCTGCTGGAAAGATTGCAATCGTGCATGTCAGTTGAAAATTCACCTTGCCTATCTTCTGATGACGAAGGCGATATAATGAATAGGGAACAAGTTGATTCGTGGGGCAAACAGTACAAGCAATGGTTACAGCAATGA